The Glycine max cultivar Williams 82 chromosome 12, Glycine_max_v4.0, whole genome shotgun sequence genome window below encodes:
- the LOC102664088 gene encoding uncharacterized protein: MARIEKVVKISEQELDRLKQNRNEVAEIPRKCLEEKAKALANQGEWATFINVLALLVFGTVLFPNVDGLVDLVAIDAFLAYHHSKESPIIAVLADTCDIFDLRCEKSNARIVCCTPALYVWFVSHVFYHEGRSVCLLQGHLMCSEEGKENWEELLVGMTGVSISWFPRWKEGEPGVLCSCYPMRGESSEKIITPFIERGFNEANAKILHKICKAWNRVGRKDKELRGGSNGVISDYHKWLKSRMQGIAWLPKLRSLSRKEAEILVESEEVQALKAELERTRLVKENLKTVVTRVRKECDELKDINMTTVEALEWETKRARKEEWSRNKF; encoded by the exons ATGGCAAGAATAGAAAAAGTGGTCAAGATCTCAGAACAAGAGCTAGACCGATtaaagcaaaataggaatgAAGTGGCAGAGATACCAAGGAAGTGCTTGGAGGAGAAGGCGAAAGCTTTGGCCAACCAAGGAGAATGGGCAACATTCATCAACGTATTAGCTCTGCTAGTGTTTGGGACAGTACTATTCCCGAATGTAGACGGGTTGGTGGATCTAGTGGCGATCGACGCctttcttgcttatcaccacaGCAAGGAAAGCCCGATCATTGCTGTTTTGGCAGATACATGTGATATATTCGACTtgagatgtgagaagagcaatGCAAGAATTGTCTGTTGTACAcctgctctttatgtatggtttgtATCCCATGTTTTTTATCATGAGGGTAGATCAGTCTGTCTCCTACAAGGTCATCTCATGTGCTCCGAAGAGGGTAAAGAAAATTGGGAAGAACTCTTGGTAGGCATGACGGGAGTGTCCATTAGTTGGTTCCCACGGTGGAAAGAAGGAGAGCCAGGAGTGTTATGCTCAT GCTATCCTATGAGAGGTGAGTCGTCGGAGAAAatcatcacgcctttcatcgagCGAGGTTTCAATGAAGCTAATGCGAAGATACTTCACAAAATCTGTAAAGCGTGGAATAGAGTGGGAAGAAAAGATAAGGAGCTTAGGGGAGGTAGCAATGGCGTCATCAGTGACTATCACAAGTGGTTGAAGTCTAGAATGCAAGGGATAGCCTGGCTCCCAAAGCTGAGAAGTCTAAGTAGGAAAGAGGCTGAAATTCTTGTGGAAAGTGAAGAAGTGCAAGCTTTGAAAGCAGAGCTCGAAAGAACAAGATTGGTGAAAGAGAATCTTAAGACGGTAGTCACTAGGGTCAGAAAAGAGTGTGATGAGCTGAAAGATATCAACATGACCACGGTTGAAGCATTAGAGTGGGAAACAAAAagggcccgaaaggaagaatggaGTAGgaacaagttttga